The Tolypothrix sp. PCC 7712 region ATAAAATCTACAATAATCTCCACTCCCTGTCGCCAGTCCTTCATACAATGAAATAGCAATTTTTGCTACTCAGATTAAGATGTATATGCTTTTGTTACCCACATTTCTTAGTATCAGTAGGGAGGAGAGATAATTAATTATTTGGTATTAATTAATACTTTTGTATTTTCAATTACATGGCCAAGATTCATAACTAAAAAGAAATTATGGAAATTATCATGCTAATGACCCTGAAAAGGCCTGCCTACAAAAGAATCTTCTAGAATTAGAAAGAGCGATTAAGTACATATACCAAGGGAGGATAGAATAAGTCATGGCTGCTGGCGAGTCTCAGACCCCTGTTAGTCTGTCAGACAGAGAACTGCAAATTATCGACTTAGTGGCCGCTGGCTTAACTAACCAAGAGATTGCAGGGAAACTGGAAATTAGCAAACGCACAGTTGATAACCATATCAGCAATATTCTCACTAAAACCCAGACTGAAAATCGAGTGGCTCTTGTACGCTGGGCACTACAGTGGGGAAAAGTTTGTTTGAATGATGTCAATTGCTGTCCTCTGCCTAACCATAACGATTAGACAAGTTGCTAGTCAGAACGCGATTGATGCTGTTTGTTCCAGACAACATTTGTTGCGTGATCATGTTCGAGTTCTTTTGGTTGACAGCCTAGGCAAATTAGACGCTTGAGTGAGAGTTCTCCTCTTCACGCCGTTATTCCAGTGTGAACCTCTACCAAAATCAGCGTCGAAATTCAGCAGATTCTCAAGATGGGCTATTGATGCTCCTCAAAAGGGATACTTTCCCATATCGGTAGAGTTTTTAGTGACTTTACCGACGGGAAAGTTCCCTTTTGCCCATCGCAAGAATAATTTGATATTAGGTGTTTGGTGTTGGGTATTAGTGATTTATTTCCCAATACAGTTCAGTTAAGAAAATTAATTGACAACAAAACCCAAAAACTAGTTACTCAACAAAAAACTCAACAATAATTTTGGAGGGGGTTTGGGGGACGCAACCGTCCCCCAATCGGGGGTTTGGGGGAGAATCCCCCAATTGAGCTAGCTTTTTACACAACTGACAAATCAATCACTAATGAACTTATCTGAACTGTATTGATTTATTTCCCCCATTCCCCATTCCCCATTCCCCATTCCCCAGTCCCCAATCCCCAGTCCCCAATTCAATAAAAATTAGCAATAATCGCTGAGTTCAAGCGCTACATTTGAAAGAAATCTATGTTGCTCCATCACTTTGGGGAGCAGTGTTGCTATGAATACTTCTACTTCTGTTCAAAGTGGCTCCTCTCCCTTTGACTTTTTCAACTTTGATTTGACTCTACCTTTTACTGGCAACGTTTCGCAGGTTACAGAAAACACATTTGTAGGCAAAAATTCCGCATCCGCGTCTACTAACTTTCCTAAACCTACACAAGATGCTGAACTAATCAAGCAGTTATCATTTATACCGGGATTGAAAGAAATTTTGATGCTGCGACAAGTTCACGCCTTAGAACATGCTACTGTTTGGGTTTTGAGTGAATCAAAAAGTGTTTATACTCATGGCACAGAAGCCAACACTGTGCAAGTTGATAACGAATTGTTAGGCGGCTTGTCTACAGAACAAGGATTTTACCTGTATGGAGAAGTAAATATTAGTGATTTACGCCGCGCAGTCACCCTGGCTTTACATCGCCTTACCAATGGCGAATGGGATTTAGCTGTACATCCCCGATGCGGGACAAATTTATCTGTAGCCATGCTCTTAACTGCTGGATTGGCTGTAGGTGTAAATCTGCTGCTACCGTTTCGACCAATTGAGCAACTCATAGGTTTAGGGCTAGCAGCTACAACAGCAGCGGAACTCTCACCAGACTTAGGTTTTATGGCACAGCGCTATTTAACAACTGCGATCCCCTTTAACCTCAAAATTGAAAATATTATTCGTAAACGCGATGTTTGGGGACGCGAAGCCCACTTTATTAAAGTGACTTGGCAAGAATAAACTAACTTGAGCAAATATCCGTCTATTTAGAAAAGAGGCGTTAGGGAATAGGGGCTAGAGCAGAAAGATTTCATGCCTCCGTTGTGTAATTTAGGACGTGAATATTTAATTAAAAACTCAGCATTACAAATGCCGTAACATACTTAGGACTTACGCAAAAGTCACGTAATTACGTCATTACGAGCGCAGCGACGTAATCGCCTGAGATTCTGGGATTGCTTCCCTACACTTCGTTCCGGTCGCAATGACAAATTTTGCTTGCGTAAGTCCTGATACTTTCAAAATTTAATTTTTACTTTATCAATGAAATTGAAAATGGCGGATTTACCTCTAAGATAGTGAATTATTGTTATCAGTTCATGCATTCAAGAGAACTATATAATGAGAAAGCTTTACTTCTTACTACCAGGAACAGATGG contains the following coding sequences:
- a CDS encoding helix-turn-helix domain-containing protein, with amino-acid sequence MAAGESQTPVSLSDRELQIIDLVAAGLTNQEIAGKLEISKRTVDNHISNILTKTQTENRVALVRWALQWGKVCLNDVNCCPLPNHND
- a CDS encoding DUF6391 domain-containing protein, which encodes MNTSTSVQSGSSPFDFFNFDLTLPFTGNVSQVTENTFVGKNSASASTNFPKPTQDAELIKQLSFIPGLKEILMLRQVHALEHATVWVLSESKSVYTHGTEANTVQVDNELLGGLSTEQGFYLYGEVNISDLRRAVTLALHRLTNGEWDLAVHPRCGTNLSVAMLLTAGLAVGVNLLLPFRPIEQLIGLGLAATTAAELSPDLGFMAQRYLTTAIPFNLKIENIIRKRDVWGREAHFIKVTWQE